One stretch of Francisella sp. LA112445 DNA includes these proteins:
- a CDS encoding DNA-3-methyladenine glycosylase, producing the protein MDKLKEILKLNTITVAKKLLGHYLVTKKDGYLLIGKIVETEAYLNNDPASHSFSKMTQRNAMMFEKSGTSYIYFTYGMHYCMNVVTSDNGIGEAVLIRALEPIQGIDQMQINRSKTKLKDLCSSPAKLTQALNIELSDNGLDLLNTNSCIHLKFNDRLDNFNIVETQRIGISKAKEKLLRFYIQDNKYISSK; encoded by the coding sequence TAAAAGAAATATTAAAACTAAATACTATAACAGTTGCTAAGAAGTTACTTGGACATTATTTGGTTACTAAGAAAGATGGATATCTATTAATAGGTAAAATAGTAGAAACCGAAGCATATTTAAATAATGATCCAGCCTCTCACTCATTCTCAAAGATGACACAAAGAAATGCAATGATGTTTGAAAAGTCTGGAACCTCATATATTTACTTTACCTACGGAATGCATTACTGTATGAATGTTGTCACTTCAGATAATGGTATTGGAGAGGCTGTACTTATTAGAGCTTTAGAACCGATACAAGGTATAGATCAGATGCAGATTAATAGATCAAAAACTAAACTTAAAGATCTATGTTCTAGTCCAGCCAAGCTTACACAAGCATTAAACATAGAACTCTCTGATAATGGTCTTGACCTACTTAATACAAATAGTTGCATACATCTTAAGTTCAATGATAGATTAGATAACTTTAATATAGTTGAAACTCAACGAATAGGAATCTCTAAAGCAAAAGAAAAACTCTTGAGATTTTATATACAAGATAATAAATATATTTCTAGTAAATAA